TGGATTTAAGAGACGAAATTGAAGCAAAAATTCTAAATACCTACAGATTTCACGGGTTCGAAAGGATAGAGACACCGGCGATAGAATCTTTAGATCTTCTGTTGGACAGCGAGGGTGGTGAAAATCTCAAGATGCTTTTCACCGTGCTAAAAAGAGGAGAGAAACTCAATTTGAAAGAGGACGCGGCTATCGGCGAGATATGCGATATCGGGCTAAGGTACGACTTGACGCTTCCGCTGAGCAGGTTTTACTCCAACAACAAACAGGAACTGTCTACCCCTTTTAAAAGCATACAGATAGGAAACGTCTATAGAGCAGAAAGACCTCAAAAGGGAAGATTCAGATCTTTTAAGCAATGCGACATAGATATAATAGGGGATGAATCCTGGTGCGCGGAAGTGGAGCTTATCGACACTACTGCAAAAGCTCTAAAGGCTATCGGATTTGACAATTTTACAGTGAGGATAAACGATAGAAGAATTCTTTCTGAAATGATAATTTCAAGCGGTTATGACACTAAGCAAGTTGACCAGGTGAGCATAATACTTGATAAAAAGGACAAGATAGGAAGAGAAGGCGTGATAGGAGAGCTAGAAACATTGAGCGAAGGTAGAGAGTCAGCTTTTAAGCTTGTTGATCTGACTGAATCTCTAAATGTCAATAGCTTGGCTGAATCTGGGCTCGCAGCTGAAGCCGTGGAAGGACTCTTAAAGACCATGGAAGCTGTAGAAGAGCTTTCGGAAGGAGCTTTTAAAATCGAGTTCGATCCAACCCTGGTAAGGGGAATGGGATATTACACTGGGATGATTTTTGAAGTTGCATACGGGCCTTATGGATTTTCAGTTGCTGGAGGAGGAAGATACGACGGGCTCATAGGCAAGTTCAGCAAGGAATCCGTTCCGGCTGTTGGGTTTTCAATTGGATTTGAACGAATTGTTTCCATCATGCTGGAAGAAAACAAGGGGGTCAATGGGGAAAGCAAGCGTCTTGCTCTTTTGTTCGACGATGAAAATGAGATATCAAAGGTAATAAAGCAGGCAGGAGTTTTAAGAAAAAAAGGCTACTTGGTTTCGGTAGCTAAGACCAAAAAAAAGCTTGGAAAACAGATAGGACAGCTTGAAGCAGCAGGCTACGGATATCTCTGGGTGTTTGGCAGAGACGTGGAAGAAAGAAAACTGGGTAATGATTGATGAAAAAATTTGAAATAATAGCAACATGTACATTTGGACTTGAAAGCGTGCTCAAAAGAGAAATCGCCCACCTGGGATTTGAAAAACCAAGAACCGAAAACGGAAGAGTGGTATTTACCGGGACTTGTGAAGATATTGCGAAGGCAAACATATCTCTTAGGACTGCAGACAGGGTATTGGTGAAGGTAGGTGAATTTGAAAGCCTGACCTTCGACGATTTATATGAAAAAACCAAGGCGCTGCCTTGGGAAAACTGGATTGGGCCCAAGGATAGCTTCCCAGTTGCAAAGGCAACATCTGTCAAGTCAAAGCTTTTCAGCAAATCAGACTGTCAAAAGATAGTTAAAAAGGCAATCGTGGACAGGTTGAGGAAGAAGTATCATATAGAATGGTTCGAAGAGATTGACGAAAAGTTCCCCGTTCATTTAAGTATCTTAAAGGATGTTGCTGTTTTGTCTATAGATACATCGGGAAGCGGTCTCAACAAAAGAGGGTACAGAGCCGAAGGGAATGAAGCGCCTATAAAGGAGACTCTTGCGGCGGCCTTGGTGCTTCTCTCTGGATGGAGAAGAGATAAAAAGCTCGTAGATCCCTTTTGCGGGTCCGGTACACTGCTAATAGAAGCAGCCCTTTAC
This genomic window from Alkalibacter saccharofermentans DSM 14828 contains:
- the hisS gene encoding histidine--tRNA ligase yields the protein MAKSSNPVRGTRDILPKEMDLRDEIEAKILNTYRFHGFERIETPAIESLDLLLDSEGGENLKMLFTVLKRGEKLNLKEDAAIGEICDIGLRYDLTLPLSRFYSNNKQELSTPFKSIQIGNVYRAERPQKGRFRSFKQCDIDIIGDESWCAEVELIDTTAKALKAIGFDNFTVRINDRRILSEMIISSGYDTKQVDQVSIILDKKDKIGREGVIGELETLSEGRESAFKLVDLTESLNVNSLAESGLAAEAVEGLLKTMEAVEELSEGAFKIEFDPTLVRGMGYYTGMIFEVAYGPYGFSVAGGGRYDGLIGKFSKESVPAVGFSIGFERIVSIMLEENKGVNGESKRLALLFDDENEISKVIKQAGVLRKKGYLVSVAKTKKKLGKQIGQLEAAGYGYLWVFGRDVEERKLGND
- a CDS encoding THUMP domain-containing class I SAM-dependent RNA methyltransferase, with protein sequence MKKFEIIATCTFGLESVLKREIAHLGFEKPRTENGRVVFTGTCEDIAKANISLRTADRVLVKVGEFESLTFDDLYEKTKALPWENWIGPKDSFPVAKATSVKSKLFSKSDCQKIVKKAIVDRLRKKYHIEWFEEIDEKFPVHLSILKDVAVLSIDTSGSGLNKRGYRAEGNEAPIKETLAAALVLLSGWRRDKKLVDPFCGSGTLLIEAALYGLDIKPGISRSFISETWSKEFRTAYSKMKEELSVRKDYGKLDIQGWDLDKKSLKIARQNAKIAGVEEHIEFVEKDARDLEELQDSGIIVANPPYGDRLLDKREVENLYQDLGRAYKKTKGWSFNVITGHLEFERHFKIRATKNRKLYNGNLLTYFYQYLPNSKR